AACTTAATAAATcaactgaatattttatatgGTATATGctattaatatgtaggtacatatttgtaataaaattaagtatcaaTCAAGTGAATACTGTTCGGTATTTCTCTTTTGTCAGGTGACTGATGGTGCGAAAGCGGGGATGTTATCTGAGTGCCGTGAGACACGGCCTTTCCAGGATGGCCGAATGTCAAAAACCACATCTCCATGGCTGCCATCATCATGAGGCATCCAGACTTATACAatggattgattgttatttatatctggcgggaatggactatgagtcatatttaattgttaactatttgaatcaacatattttgtgtcatgtttaacatctagctgatttaattgttacgttaatgatttgtgacgtcacaggaagtatcatttagttcaatcactttgcaatttgtaaaatactggaagttaaataataccaacctttaaaatatgtcagttttgctgtcctgtcaaattagtataaaaagcgtaggtttaataaaaatggcggtcaattgtgagaattaagtcgaaggcgcaagctatgcttaaaaatacagtgaagtgaAATTGGAAACTGACTATTATTGAAGACCATCCCTATACTTCTGCAACAATCGTTAAATTGGGTATCCATATTTTACTAACCGACTTGAATCAACGttgcaatcgattgatatgcgttgtcacaactaggctGCTCTTCCCTCCACGTAAcctttctaagtaggtacctacctactaggatGCTTAAAGATGCGTGGAGATTGATTTTTCTGAAACCCAATTGACAAAGTTTTGCTCACTTCAACGGACTTACGGTGAACTAATTATGTAAGCTTTGGAAATGAAAAGATTATTTTGgtttgcctacctacctacttatttcacaCACTTTCCTCGCTCGAAATTAAAAGTTCCTTATTGCTAGAAAAGTTACATATTCTTTATCTGAGTTTCtacgaaataattatattatagagtGTACTCAACACTTTTCTAGCTATGAATTCCGAAGGACAAACTCTTGGGGCTACTTGCGTAATGGCAGCTTCGACGGTATGGTGGGCTCACTTCAGCGTCGGGAGGCGGATATTGGTGGTACCCCTATATTCTACAGGTCGGACAGGGCCCAGTTCATAGATTACATCACTCCTACGTGGCAATCTAGGTATGGTTACTTGCAGACACCAAAATTATTAACGATTCTTGCCATAAAATTAAACCACCAACCAACCaatataaaggcgaaagtttgtatgtgtgtgtgtctgtgttactatttcacgcaaaaactactggatatATGGAAAACTACTGGAAGTTCCtatgggttttataaaaacctcaatccacgcggacgaagtcgcgggcatcatctagtgattatattataaaaccaaaattttaaaaagtacctacctacatttttaccTCGATAAGTAAAGACTTGAAATGATCACTTATTTTATCGTTTGCCTTTTCGaaactcaaaatattttctcacaagcattttgttggtttgttcaaATCTTTTAACTTCGCTTAAAAAACgctttaactaaaaaaaaatgtgatttttcgcttgggtatagttaaagacccagagaatgacataggctactttgtatgtatgtaccggaaaatcaaagagttctcacgggattataTTATAGTCTCACATTTACTTAGTACACGTTTAAAACAAAGCATCAGAAGTGAGATGCACAACTTTATTACAACACTTTTCAATTACAGGCCATGTTTCATCCTACGCCACCCCAAGTATCCTGGTGGATTCTCCACAATATACACCCGTCCACTCACAGACATAGTGTGGTACTGCATCATTGCTATATTGAGTGCGATTGGAGTCACGCTGGGTGTCATGCTGAAGCTTCAGGTTTTGAGAGAACCTGGGGATGATCAGGATTCCTCGAGCTCTATGGCTTTTATATTCATATTCAGTGCAGTGAGCCagcaaggtaggtacttaactagtTAATTATTTTCGGTCCTTCATTTCGGTCGGATTTTTCATGTTCGATTCTAATTACTCAGTGCCTCAATAGGTCAATGGTtgcaggagtggactgaaatcctaaatattggcggttcaaaccccacccgttgcactattgtagtaTCGACTAAGCACCTAAGACCTAGCACAAACTTAACGCtttgttggaggggaaaggggactattagtcatgattaacatggttatattgtttaaaaaaataaatttttactgcataataagagtacctacctactttaattcaATTCGGTAGGTAAGTAGGGTACCGTACAGTCGCTTACCATTGAATTGAAGCGCCTACTTACgactatctatttaaaaaaaataccctcAAATTGCAGGTTCAACGCTTAATAGGGGATCTTTATCAATGAAGATCATTATATTCATGACCTTTATCTTCTCCCTAACTCTGTATCAATACTACAATGCGACAGTCGTGTCCACTTTACTAAGAGAACCTCCGAAGAGTATCAGAAACCTTAAAGATCTGCTGAATAGCAATCTGAAGGCTGGAGTAGAGGATGTGCTgtataataaagattatttcaAGGTTTgctctttactttttttgtAATCATATAAATTTGTACCTATTTTCTGttgattattattttgcaaATGTTTTGCAAGgagtaggaggtcccgggttcgattcctggcttGGTGTGGTGgaaggtttcggccgtggctagttaccaccctaccagcaaatcCGACCGCTAAGcgattccggtacgatgccgtgtagaaaccgatcagggatAAGATAAGAatggtttaatgaaactgccatactcctttcatcttagactgcatcagcacttactatcaggtgagatcgcagtcaggGGCTAACTTAGATAATTAGTAAAAAAAGTGACAAAATGGGACTACCAGATTTGATCTTATGCAGGGAACTAGGCTACTAGTAAACCTGTGGAATCTCATTTTAGATTTTGATGCCAAGGAATCTTCAAGGAATGGCCTTAGGTTTATGATAAAGGGACCCTTTATCGACTAGAGCCATAATCAGGCTCACGATGCCAAAGTGATTTATTCAAGGAGAGGGtagattaaaaaataactaaagTTAACGCTTTTGCAAGAGACctcataagtaaataaattcagtcagttagtaatataaacttaaaaaaaatttcgCAACCCTCTTATGCTACGCTTTCAAGCTTCAATGTCAAAAACACTATTCAAGTATTCTCAAATGCACCACTAGCGATTTTTGATTATAACagtgtatttattatgtatagtacacgacaggtcgagttggcaatcagggtatgaggcggggggacgccccgcatacccgcaccgggttagcgcggaagctgtgcgggtgtgtgggccGTCTCTACCCGATAGCGATctgcgatctcaacctgtcgcgcactacaGGTATGTTTGTAAGTAAATGTCATAAAAAAATTTTGTTTCTAGCGCACGACAGACCCAGTGGCATTAAAACTGTACCACCGGAAGATAGTAACAAGAAGCCATTACAACTTCCTCACTCCGGAACAAGGCATGGCGCTGGTCAAACGCGGCGGTTTTGCGTTCCACGTAGACAGTGTCACGGGATACAGGATCATGAAGAGCAGTTTCAGCGAGCGGGAGATATGCGATGCTCATGAGATCCAGTTGTATCCTCCGCAGACCATGGCAGCGGCTTTGACGAAGCATTCACCTTATAGAGAACATGTGGCTATTGGGTTAGGAACTTTCACTTCTACTAAGAATCTT
Above is a window of Maniola hyperantus chromosome 20, iAphHyp1.2, whole genome shotgun sequence DNA encoding:
- the LOC117992013 gene encoding ionotropic receptor 75a-like, translated to MVGSLQRREADIGGTPIFYRSDRAQFIDYITPTWQSRPCFILRHPKYPGGFSTIYTRPLTDIVWYCIIAILSAIGVTLGVMLKLQVLREPGDDQDSSSSMAFIFIFSAVSQQGSTLNRGSLSMKIIIFMTFIFSLTLYQYYNATVVSTLLREPPKSIRNLKDLLNSNLKAGVEDVLYNKDYFKRTTDPVALKLYHRKIVTRSHYNFLTPEQGMALVKRGGFAFHVDSVTGYRIMKSSFSEREICDAHEIQLYPPQTMAAALTKHSPYREHVAIGIRKIYEAGLMHRLKSIWDEPKPPCVHTPDTSIFNVTLREFSSALILLAFGIALAVIILLAEIAIYEYNKRLSSF